The Azospirillum baldaniorum genome window below encodes:
- a CDS encoding structural cement protein Gp24: MSGGFQSQVNAQPAPAVEGDFASTNPRHNALAGPGAFVAGPDGVTVGRFAWADFSTVDANGAPAIVSSHGIGKPTGIVPRRQQGLITDFLGSSSLSVPQGFPVEIFNAGDIWVKNNGSAQALPGMKAYARFSDGAISFAATGNPTNATVTGSIAPTQAVVTGSISGNIMTITAVSSGTVVPGGVLSGTGVATGTRVVSQVSGTAGGVGVYSVDIPEQTVASTTITEDYGTLTVTAVASGTLTVGAVLSGSGITAGTTITALGTGTGGTGTYRVGTSQTASSTTVTAAVNIETRWEARSSGLAGELVKVTTTPIG; the protein is encoded by the coding sequence ATGAGCGGCGGATTCCAGTCGCAGGTCAATGCCCAGCCGGCGCCCGCCGTCGAGGGTGATTTCGCCTCCACCAACCCGCGGCACAACGCCCTGGCCGGTCCCGGCGCCTTCGTGGCCGGCCCGGACGGCGTGACCGTCGGTCGCTTCGCCTGGGCCGACTTCAGCACCGTCGACGCCAACGGCGCGCCGGCCATCGTCAGCAGCCACGGCATCGGCAAGCCCACCGGCATCGTGCCGCGCCGGCAACAGGGACTCATCACGGACTTCCTGGGCAGTTCGTCCCTGTCCGTGCCGCAGGGCTTCCCTGTCGAAATCTTCAACGCCGGGGATATCTGGGTCAAAAACAACGGCTCGGCCCAGGCCCTTCCCGGCATGAAGGCCTACGCGCGCTTCTCGGACGGGGCGATTTCCTTCGCCGCGACCGGCAACCCGACCAACGCCACCGTCACCGGCTCCATCGCCCCGACCCAGGCTGTCGTCACCGGCAGCATCAGCGGCAACATCATGACCATCACCGCCGTGTCGTCCGGCACCGTCGTCCCCGGCGGTGTGCTGTCCGGTACCGGCGTCGCCACCGGCACCCGCGTCGTCTCGCAGGTCTCCGGCACGGCCGGCGGTGTCGGCGTCTACTCGGTGGACATCCCGGAGCAGACGGTCGCCAGCACGACCATCACCGAGGATTACGGCACGCTGACCGTCACCGCCGTAGCCAGCGGCACGCTGACCGTCGGCGCGGTCCTGTCCGGCTCGGGCATCACGGCCGGCACGACCATCACGGCGTTGGGCACCGGTACCGGCGGCACCGGCACCTACCGGGTCGGCACCTCGCAGACGGCAAGCAGCACCACCGTCACCGCGGCGGTCAACATCGAGACCCGCTGGGAGGCCCGCTCGTCCGGTCTGGCCGGTGAGCTGGTCAAGGTCACCACCACCCCGATCGGCTGA
- a CDS encoding major capsid family protein: protein MPIRFNTQEEARTAWASDRERAERLGVYSLATGYLYDGPRFDYTIAMDAQPGLSTDPNSAVPAMLTTLIDPDVFEILFSPTKAAEILGENRKGTWTDDTAMFPVVEHTGEASSYGDFAENGRAGANTNWPQRQSYLFQVMKEYGERELERAGLARINWVSEIDKAAATTLNRFTNLTYFYGVQGLQNYGLLNDPNLSAALTPATKAAGGTAWIAAGVIKATANEVYADIQALFWKLVAQSGGLVTQESKMTLALGPGSAVALTATNTYNVNVTDLLRKNFPNLRVVTAVQYGIRSASNPQGVVVGNLVQLIVDEIEGQDTGYCAYNEKMRAHKIIPATSSYKQKVTGGTWGAIIRMPMAIAQMLGV from the coding sequence ATGCCCATCCGTTTCAACACCCAGGAGGAAGCCCGGACCGCGTGGGCTTCGGACCGCGAGCGCGCCGAGCGCCTGGGCGTCTACAGCCTCGCCACCGGTTACCTGTACGACGGCCCGCGCTTCGACTACACCATCGCCATGGACGCGCAGCCGGGCCTGTCGACCGACCCGAACAGCGCCGTTCCGGCGATGCTCACGACCCTGATCGACCCGGACGTCTTCGAGATCCTGTTCAGCCCGACCAAGGCGGCGGAGATCCTGGGCGAGAACCGCAAGGGCACGTGGACGGACGACACCGCCATGTTCCCGGTGGTCGAGCACACGGGCGAGGCGTCCAGCTACGGCGACTTCGCCGAGAATGGCCGGGCCGGCGCGAACACCAACTGGCCGCAGCGCCAGTCCTACCTGTTCCAGGTGATGAAGGAATACGGCGAGCGCGAGCTGGAGCGCGCCGGTCTGGCCCGCATCAACTGGGTGTCGGAGATCGACAAGGCCGCGGCCACGACCCTGAACCGCTTCACCAACCTGACCTACTTCTACGGCGTCCAGGGCCTCCAGAACTACGGCCTGCTGAACGACCCGAACCTGTCCGCGGCCCTGACCCCGGCGACCAAGGCCGCGGGCGGCACGGCGTGGATCGCCGCGGGCGTCATCAAGGCGACCGCCAACGAGGTCTACGCCGACATCCAGGCCCTGTTCTGGAAGCTGGTGGCGCAGTCCGGCGGCCTCGTGACGCAGGAATCCAAGATGACCCTGGCCCTGGGCCCCGGCAGCGCCGTGGCCCTGACCGCGACGAATACCTACAACGTCAACGTCACCGACCTGCTGCGCAAGAACTTCCCGAACCTGCGCGTCGTGACGGCGGTGCAGTACGGCATCCGGTCGGCCAGCAACCCGCAGGGCGTCGTCGTCGGCAACCTCGTCCAGCTCATCGTCGACGAGATCGAGGGGCAGGACACCGGGTACTGCGCCTACAACGAGAAGATGCGGGCGCACAAGATCATCCCCGCCACCTCGTCCTACAAGCAGAAGGTCACGGGCGGGACCTGGGGGGCGATCATCCGCATGCCCATGGCGATCGCCCAGATGCTCGGCGTCTGA